One part of the Gemmatimonadaceae bacterium genome encodes these proteins:
- a CDS encoding BMC domain-containing protein gives MDALGLVETRGLVGALEAADAGTKAADVRLLGTERADAALVTVKFLGEVAAVKAAVDAAAAAAQRVGQLVAVHVIPRPHEELGPVAEDDEGSDAPIPRERLDREQLEQLKVVELRSLARRIAAFPLKGRDVARAGRDELLAAFRALSSG, from the coding sequence ATCGATGCACTCGGTCTCGTCGAGACGCGCGGTCTGGTAGGAGCCCTCGAGGCGGCAGATGCCGGGACCAAGGCCGCCGACGTGCGGCTCCTCGGCACCGAACGCGCCGACGCCGCCCTGGTTACCGTCAAGTTCCTGGGGGAAGTCGCCGCCGTGAAGGCAGCCGTTGATGCGGCCGCCGCGGCGGCGCAGCGCGTGGGGCAACTCGTGGCTGTCCACGTCATCCCCCGTCCGCACGAGGAGCTGGGCCCGGTCGCCGAGGACGACGAGGGGAGCGATGCTCCCATCCCGCGAGAGCGACTCGACCGGGAGCAGCTCGAGCAGCTCAAGGTCGTGGAACTGCGCTCCCTCGCGCGCCGTATCGCCGCGTTTCCTCTCAAGGGGCGCGACGTGGCGCGCGCCGGCCGCGATGAACTGCTCGCCGCCTTTCGTGCCCTGAGCAGCGGCTGA